The following proteins are encoded in a genomic region of Synechococcus sp. ROS8604:
- a CDS encoding response regulator transcription factor has protein sequence MKPSILLIEDDRDMSELVGGHLEHSGFDVQRADDGIKGQALALQYTPDLILLDLMLPKVDGLTLCQRLRRDERTASIPILMLTALGGTKDKVSGFNSGADDYLTKPFDLEELQARVKALLRRSNRAPIGTSGNHHEILSYGPLTLVPERFEAIWFDHPVRLTHLEFELLHCLLQRHGQTVAPSLILKEVWGYEPDDDIETIRVHVRHLRTKLEPDPRKPRFIKTVYGAGYCLELPTGSQLDGLQDVLAQARQDREQKAEATNRATA, from the coding sequence ATGAAGCCTTCCATCCTGCTGATCGAAGACGACAGGGACATGAGCGAACTGGTAGGCGGCCACTTAGAACACAGTGGTTTTGATGTTCAACGCGCCGACGACGGTATTAAGGGTCAGGCTCTCGCACTGCAATACACCCCGGATTTAATCCTTCTAGATTTGATGCTGCCCAAGGTGGACGGGCTCACGCTCTGCCAACGACTACGCAGAGATGAAAGAACAGCTTCCATTCCCATCCTGATGTTGACAGCTTTAGGTGGCACGAAGGACAAGGTGAGCGGATTCAACTCAGGAGCTGATGATTACCTCACAAAACCCTTCGACCTCGAAGAGCTTCAAGCACGCGTGAAAGCGCTTCTGAGGCGTAGTAACAGAGCTCCTATCGGAACATCCGGGAATCATCACGAAATCCTTAGCTATGGACCGCTAACCCTGGTTCCGGAACGTTTTGAGGCCATTTGGTTCGATCATCCCGTCCGCCTCACCCACCTGGAATTCGAGCTTCTTCATTGCCTGCTCCAACGCCATGGTCAAACGGTTGCCCCCTCGCTCATCCTTAAAGAGGTTTGGGGTTATGAGCCAGACGACGATATTGAAACGATTCGCGTTCACGTCCGTCACCTACGCACCAAATTAGAACCAGACCCACGCAAGCCCCGTTTTATCAAAACGGTTTATGGAGCTGGGTACTGCCTTGAACTGCCCACCGGGTCTCAACTCGATGGACTCCAAGATGTGCTCGCTCAAGCGCGCCAAGATCGAGAGCAAAAAGCTGAAGCCACGAATCGGGCCACCGCTTGA
- the rpaB gene encoding response regulator transcription factor RpaB, with the protein MTATAASKETILVVDDEASIRRILETRLSMIGYNVVTACDGTEALESFEQCNPDLVVLDVMMPKLDGYGVCQELRKESDVPIVMLTALGDVADRITGLELGADDYVVKPFSPKELEARIRCVLRRVEKEQVAGIPNSGVIQVADLRIDTNKRQVFRADERIRLTGMEFSLLELLVGRSGEPFSRGEILKDVWGYTPERHVDTRVVDVHISRLRSKLEDDPANPELILTARGTGYLFQRIIDSVAPEGS; encoded by the coding sequence ATGACGGCCACAGCCGCCAGCAAGGAAACGATTCTGGTTGTCGACGACGAGGCCAGTATTCGACGCATTCTGGAAACTCGTCTGTCGATGATTGGTTATAACGTTGTAACCGCCTGCGACGGCACTGAAGCTCTCGAAAGCTTTGAACAGTGCAATCCAGACCTGGTGGTCTTGGACGTGATGATGCCCAAGCTGGACGGCTATGGCGTCTGCCAAGAATTGCGCAAGGAGTCGGATGTTCCGATCGTGATGCTCACCGCCTTGGGTGACGTTGCAGACAGGATTACTGGCCTTGAGCTCGGTGCTGACGACTATGTCGTCAAACCGTTCAGTCCCAAAGAGCTAGAAGCAAGAATCCGCTGCGTTCTTCGCCGCGTTGAGAAAGAACAGGTGGCTGGCATCCCCAACTCTGGGGTGATTCAAGTCGCCGATCTCCGCATCGACACCAATAAGCGTCAAGTGTTCCGTGCGGATGAACGCATCCGCCTCACCGGAATGGAGTTCAGTCTCCTCGAACTGCTCGTGGGTCGCTCTGGCGAACCATTCAGCCGCGGTGAAATCTTGAAGGATGTGTGGGGATATACACCTGAGCGTCACGTGGACACGAGGGTCGTGGATGTTCATATCTCACGGCTTCGCTCCAAACTCGAAGACGATCCGGCCAATCCCGAGCTGATCCTGACGGCTCGGGGAACCGGTTACTTGTTCCAGCGCATCATCGATTCCGTTGCACCCGAAGGATCCTGA
- a CDS encoding energy-coupling factor ABC transporter ATP-binding protein, with protein MGTDTNERVLQFESVSFCWPSGTHALDRCSFSVPGPGLWMLVGSNGSGKSTLFRMIGGLIQPQSGRMDCNVQTALVFQNPDHQLLLPSCGSDLLLNLPPTLAPALKRKRIAHLLEQVGLAGMAGRQIHTLSGGQKQRLAIAGALASEAKLLLLDEPTALLDPCSQSSVLATVQQLCHRSLNPLTALWITHRLDELDHADGAALMEKGMIGPWEKGLALRRTLKALA; from the coding sequence GTGGGAACGGACACCAACGAGCGGGTTCTTCAGTTTGAAAGCGTGAGTTTTTGCTGGCCCTCTGGCACCCACGCTCTGGACCGCTGCAGCTTCAGCGTTCCAGGGCCAGGCCTTTGGATGCTTGTAGGGAGCAACGGCAGCGGAAAGAGCACTCTCTTTCGCATGATCGGAGGCTTGATCCAACCTCAGTCAGGACGAATGGACTGCAACGTCCAAACAGCCTTGGTGTTCCAAAATCCCGACCATCAACTGCTACTTCCCAGTTGCGGCAGCGATCTTCTCCTCAACCTTCCCCCCACGCTTGCCCCGGCCCTCAAACGAAAGCGGATCGCCCACCTGCTCGAACAGGTTGGGCTCGCCGGTATGGCTGGCCGCCAAATTCACACTTTGAGTGGAGGCCAAAAACAGCGCCTAGCGATTGCTGGTGCTCTAGCCAGCGAAGCCAAACTTCTGCTGCTTGATGAGCCCACAGCCCTGTTAGACCCATGCAGCCAAAGCTCTGTCCTGGCAACCGTTCAACAGCTTTGTCACCGCTCACTCAATCCACTCACAGCTCTTTGGATCACGCATCGACTGGATGAACTGGACCATGCTGACGGTGCAGCACTGATGGAAAAGGGCATGATTGGCCCCTGGGAAAAAGGCCTCGCCTTGCGCCGCACACTCAAGGCACTTGCCTAA
- a CDS encoding cation-translocating P-type ATPase translates to MRSAVVTNSAHATKSPPTMLLDVEGMKCGGCVRSVERTLLDQPGVCEASVNLVTRSAWLRFEDDAVADLDGVVEALTARGFSAHPREMNAFGSSVEVDRSWGWWQQWRQLIVALVLLVLSVVGHLAEAGTVHVPPLGSLPFHAGLATVALVGPGRPILIAGWRSARMGVPTMDTLVSLGVGSAYLASLVALVWPQVGWPCFFNEPVMLLGFVLLGRFLEERARRRTGRALQDLAALQPDVARLLMDDGTIREVPVSALRPGERVQLLAGDRVPVDGIVREGHSAVDLSSLTGEPLPLDASPGAELSSGSLNLEATLMVEVQRIGRETALARIIDLVEQAQARKAPIQGLADRVAGQFCYAVVSFAILTFLFWWQVGCRLWPQVLDVPVALMDHGHAHGLHGSLGAGAETPLGLALQLSIAVLVVACPCALGLATPTVITVSSGLAAKQGWLFRGGDVIELAASVQRMVFDKTGTLTLGRPLVDSVLASEDPPQTLQLAASLEQTSRHPLAHALLQEAQRLQLPLLGVESSRTTPGAGMEGRLQGVEGLVRVGSPEWLRDQGVSWTEQQQQTLDSAVQRGQSLVAVALAENPLGLVTVDDRLRPDASLAIQRLRDQGQSVAMLSGDRRQTVERVGRELGFADSDLAWQLLPHQKLERLELLREQGAVAMVGDGINDAPALAAADLGIAVGTGTQIAQDTADLVLLGDRLEAVPEALCLAKRTMSKIRQNLIWAFGYNLIALPIAAGVLLPGFGLLLSPPLAALLMAFSSVSVVLNALSLRLR, encoded by the coding sequence ATGCGTTCTGCAGTTGTGACAAATTCCGCTCACGCCACAAAGTCGCCCCCCACGATGCTTCTAGACGTGGAAGGCATGAAGTGCGGTGGTTGTGTGCGTTCGGTTGAGCGCACGCTTCTGGATCAACCCGGGGTGTGTGAAGCCAGTGTCAACCTGGTCACGCGGAGCGCTTGGCTTCGCTTTGAAGACGATGCCGTTGCTGATCTTGATGGCGTCGTAGAGGCTTTAACGGCGCGAGGTTTCAGTGCCCATCCTCGAGAGATGAATGCGTTCGGTTCATCGGTTGAGGTTGATCGCAGCTGGGGGTGGTGGCAGCAGTGGCGTCAATTAATCGTTGCTCTTGTCCTGCTCGTGTTGTCCGTGGTGGGGCACCTGGCTGAAGCCGGAACCGTCCACGTTCCACCTCTTGGTTCGCTTCCTTTTCACGCCGGCTTGGCCACGGTTGCTTTGGTGGGGCCTGGGCGACCCATCCTGATCGCTGGATGGCGATCCGCCCGCATGGGGGTGCCAACGATGGACACCTTGGTGAGCCTTGGTGTTGGAAGTGCCTACCTGGCCAGCTTGGTCGCTTTGGTTTGGCCTCAGGTGGGTTGGCCCTGCTTCTTTAACGAGCCGGTCATGCTCCTGGGCTTTGTGTTGCTCGGCCGCTTTCTGGAAGAGCGGGCGCGCCGCCGCACGGGCCGGGCGCTGCAGGACTTAGCGGCTCTCCAGCCTGATGTGGCGCGCCTGTTGATGGACGATGGCACGATCCGTGAGGTGCCCGTTTCGGCGCTGCGCCCAGGAGAGCGTGTTCAGCTTTTGGCCGGCGACCGCGTCCCGGTGGATGGAATCGTGCGTGAGGGGCATTCGGCTGTGGATCTTTCCAGCCTGACGGGTGAACCCTTACCGCTGGATGCTTCTCCAGGCGCTGAGCTCAGTTCCGGCAGCCTAAATCTGGAAGCCACCCTGATGGTTGAGGTGCAGCGGATTGGTCGTGAAACCGCTCTGGCTCGGATCATTGATTTGGTGGAGCAAGCCCAGGCAAGAAAAGCGCCGATTCAGGGGCTTGCCGATCGTGTAGCCGGCCAGTTTTGTTATGCGGTGGTGAGTTTTGCCATTCTCACGTTCCTGTTTTGGTGGCAGGTCGGTTGTCGTCTTTGGCCTCAGGTCCTTGATGTCCCTGTGGCCTTGATGGATCACGGCCATGCGCATGGTCTCCATGGCTCTCTTGGTGCGGGAGCTGAGACGCCTCTTGGTCTCGCTCTCCAACTCTCCATTGCGGTGCTTGTGGTGGCTTGCCCTTGTGCTTTGGGATTGGCCACTCCCACCGTGATCACCGTCTCGTCAGGCTTGGCCGCGAAGCAGGGCTGGTTGTTTCGAGGAGGAGATGTGATCGAGCTGGCAGCCTCCGTGCAGCGCATGGTGTTCGATAAGACGGGCACGCTCACGCTCGGGCGACCCCTGGTTGATTCGGTATTAGCCAGCGAAGATCCTCCTCAAACGCTTCAGCTGGCTGCCAGTCTTGAGCAGACGAGCCGTCATCCACTGGCCCACGCGCTGTTGCAGGAGGCACAACGACTTCAGCTGCCTCTTCTCGGGGTTGAGTCCAGCCGCACCACTCCGGGTGCGGGGATGGAAGGTCGTTTGCAGGGAGTGGAAGGTCTGGTCCGCGTTGGTTCTCCGGAATGGCTGCGGGATCAAGGGGTGTCCTGGACGGAGCAACAGCAACAAACGCTCGATTCGGCTGTCCAGCGTGGGCAGTCGTTAGTGGCTGTTGCTTTGGCTGAAAATCCACTGGGTCTCGTCACCGTCGACGATCGACTTCGCCCGGATGCATCGCTCGCGATCCAGCGTTTACGAGATCAGGGCCAGTCCGTCGCGATGCTGAGTGGAGACCGTCGCCAGACCGTGGAACGGGTGGGACGTGAGCTTGGCTTTGCGGACTCTGATCTGGCTTGGCAGCTCTTGCCGCATCAAAAGCTTGAACGGCTTGAGCTTTTGCGCGAGCAGGGAGCTGTGGCGATGGTCGGTGACGGCATTAACGATGCCCCCGCCTTGGCGGCAGCCGACCTTGGCATCGCCGTCGGCACTGGCACTCAAATCGCTCAGGACACGGCTGATCTTGTGCTGCTTGGTGACCGGCTTGAAGCGGTGCCAGAGGCCCTTTGCTTGGCGAAGCGAACGATGTCCAAGATCCGTCAGAACTTGATTTGGGCTTTTGGTTACAACCTCATTGCTTTGCCGATTGCGGCTGGTGTGCTTCTGCCCGGCTTTGGACTTCTCCTGTCCCCGCCCTTAGCAGCGTTGCTTATGGCCTTTAGCTCGGTGTCAGTTGTGCTGAATGCCCTCAGCCTGCGGCTTCGTTAA
- the psbD gene encoding photosystem II D2 protein (photosystem q(a) protein), which produces MTIAAGRMPQRGWFDVLDDWLKRDRFVFVGWSGILLLPTAYLSIGGWLTGTTFVTSWYTHGIASSYLEGCNFLTAAVSTPADAMGHSLLLLWGPEAQGDFVRWCQLGGLWAFVALHGAFALIGFMLRQFEIARLVGIRPYNAIAFSGPIAVFVSVFLMYPLGQSSWFFAPSFGVAAIFRFLLFLQGFHNWTLNPFHMMGVAGILGGALLCAIHGATVENTLFEDGEQSNTFKAFEPTQEEETYSMVTANRFWSQIFGIAFSNKRWLHFFMLFVPVMGLWTSSIGIIGLALNLRAYDFVSQEIRAAEDPEFETFYTKNILLNEGLRAWMAPADQPHENFVFPEEVLPRGNAL; this is translated from the coding sequence ATGACGATCGCTGCAGGTCGCATGCCGCAGCGGGGATGGTTCGACGTCCTCGATGACTGGCTCAAACGCGACCGATTTGTTTTTGTCGGCTGGTCCGGCATTCTCCTTCTTCCCACGGCCTACCTCTCCATTGGTGGCTGGTTAACGGGAACCACCTTTGTAACTTCTTGGTACACCCACGGCATTGCGTCGTCGTACCTCGAGGGTTGCAACTTTCTCACCGCTGCTGTGTCTACCCCCGCTGACGCGATGGGTCACAGCCTTCTCTTGCTCTGGGGCCCAGAAGCCCAGGGTGATTTTGTCCGCTGGTGTCAACTTGGAGGCCTCTGGGCTTTCGTCGCACTCCACGGCGCCTTCGCACTGATCGGCTTCATGCTGCGTCAGTTCGAAATTGCTCGTTTGGTCGGCATTCGTCCTTACAACGCCATCGCCTTCTCAGGTCCGATTGCGGTGTTCGTCAGTGTCTTCCTGATGTACCCCTTGGGGCAGAGCAGCTGGTTCTTTGCGCCCTCCTTTGGTGTGGCTGCAATTTTCCGCTTCCTGTTGTTCCTCCAGGGCTTCCATAACTGGACCCTGAATCCATTCCACATGATGGGAGTGGCCGGCATTCTTGGCGGTGCACTGCTTTGCGCCATTCACGGCGCGACTGTGGAAAACACCCTTTTTGAGGATGGTGAACAGTCGAACACCTTTAAGGCGTTTGAACCCACCCAGGAAGAAGAGACCTATTCGATGGTCACCGCCAACCGTTTCTGGAGCCAAATCTTCGGAATTGCGTTCTCCAACAAGCGTTGGCTGCACTTCTTCATGTTGTTCGTGCCAGTGATGGGCCTGTGGACCAGTTCCATTGGCATCATCGGCCTTGCACTCAACTTGCGTGCCTATGACTTCGTGTCACAGGAAATCCGCGCTGCTGAGGATCCTGAATTTGAAACCTTCTACACGAAGAACATTCTTCTGAATGAAGGTCTGCGTGCCTGGATGGCACCGGCTGACCAGCCGCACGAAAACTTCGTCTTCCCTGAAGAGGTTCTGCCCCGCGGCAACGCTCTCTGA
- a CDS encoding DNA polymerase III subunit delta' — MSQVLREEQDLFADLVGQPLAETLLRAALQQDRLAPAYLFAGPEGVGRRLAVLRFLEGVLSEGQCNPRQRRRLAERNHPDLLWVEPSYSHQGRLLSRSEAEEAGVSRRTPPLVRLDQIRDISRFLSRQPLESSRGLVVLEEPEAMAEAAANALLKTLEEPGHGVLILLSAAPERLLSTIRSRCQLIRLIQLSVEDMQSVLQRLPAEVDQESAKQALMQPELVAMAGGSPGALLGHVKQWSRVSADLMGRLHALPTQPIEALGLARDLTEALDGEQQLWLINWLQQHNWRKQKSGHILRKLEKLRVQLLSFVQPRLAWEVTFLDLMGL; from the coding sequence ATGAGCCAGGTGTTGCGCGAAGAGCAAGATCTGTTTGCTGATTTGGTGGGCCAGCCTCTAGCTGAGACCCTTTTAAGGGCAGCTCTGCAGCAAGACCGCCTCGCTCCTGCCTATCTCTTCGCTGGTCCAGAAGGCGTAGGCCGTCGCCTGGCTGTTTTGAGATTCCTCGAGGGTGTGCTCAGTGAAGGCCAGTGCAATCCGCGCCAGCGGCGTCGCTTGGCAGAGCGCAACCACCCTGATCTCCTCTGGGTCGAACCCAGCTACAGCCATCAGGGACGTTTGCTCTCCCGCTCTGAAGCTGAAGAGGCCGGCGTGAGTCGGCGAACCCCTCCCCTTGTGAGGTTGGATCAGATTCGCGACATCAGTCGTTTCTTGTCACGCCAACCTCTGGAGTCGTCGCGAGGTCTTGTTGTGCTTGAGGAGCCTGAAGCGATGGCGGAAGCCGCCGCGAATGCTCTGCTCAAAACTCTTGAGGAACCAGGCCATGGAGTGTTGATTTTGTTGTCAGCGGCTCCTGAACGGTTGCTCTCAACGATTCGTTCCCGCTGTCAGTTGATTCGATTGATCCAGCTAAGTGTGGAAGACATGCAGTCCGTGCTCCAGCGTTTGCCCGCTGAAGTCGACCAAGAGTCGGCAAAGCAAGCGCTCATGCAGCCTGAGTTGGTTGCAATGGCTGGGGGCTCTCCAGGCGCGCTACTGGGTCATGTCAAGCAGTGGTCCCGGGTTTCTGCCGATTTGATGGGACGTTTGCACGCCTTGCCAACCCAGCCGATTGAAGCCCTCGGACTCGCCCGTGATCTCACTGAGGCCCTTGATGGTGAGCAACAGCTTTGGCTCATCAATTGGCTACAGCAGCACAATTGGAGGAAACAAAAGAGCGGGCATATTCTCAGAAAACTCGAGAAATTACGCGTTCAATTGCTTTCGTTTGTGCAACCCAGATTGGCCTGGGAAGTGACGTTTCTGGATTTGATGGGGCTCTAA
- a CDS encoding DUF2079 domain-containing protein, producing MGFSLKDRSSIERAALIVSVVYAGILFLTAAVQHYLFGTQVWDIGLFEQFSWLIAEGKAAAISSLRQVTPLQDHFSLLLLPLGAIYKVFPSTFTLIGLQSMALGSLPAVVAYLAVKRQIKQLLIWALMCAIVLCPYGFLVNRGDFHPDVLTIPFMIIAIFEATQERRWRYYFCLLIVLFAKNAQALFGLGLGLYAIARSRYLRGLIAIVISIFWWFLATHLSSAGGDHVAIRLGYLGDTKLEMLTTLLVRPWIVFSVASPSDIFLYTLGLSLPFLALLRKPALACLLGAAPVYLVNIISDSGIQRELNHHYSIPILAFLIAGCLDSLPAISVKARHIQKNIFNTTLVLSLVAFLGYSRMIYFKSRYLPRLPEAVAFQSVVSDIGPQESVLASSNYVVHLAGRERISQIEKDDYQQKWPFDVIIFPSEKALINVRGRLREVGKTKVGRKMSRILEEAKASGMTCDQPNSYIRLCRMKE from the coding sequence ATGGGTTTCAGTCTTAAAGATCGTTCCTCGATTGAGCGCGCAGCCTTGATTGTTTCTGTCGTCTATGCCGGTATTCTTTTTTTAACGGCTGCTGTTCAGCATTATCTGTTTGGTACTCAAGTTTGGGATATTGGGCTTTTTGAGCAATTTAGTTGGCTGATTGCTGAAGGCAAGGCTGCGGCGATTAGTAGCTTGAGGCAGGTCACTCCTTTGCAGGATCATTTTTCGCTTCTCCTCCTGCCGTTAGGAGCAATTTATAAAGTCTTCCCTTCTACGTTTACCTTGATCGGTTTGCAGTCGATGGCGTTGGGATCGCTCCCTGCTGTTGTTGCTTATTTGGCTGTGAAGCGACAAATTAAGCAGTTGCTTATTTGGGCTTTAATGTGCGCCATTGTTCTTTGTCCCTATGGCTTTTTGGTCAACAGGGGGGACTTTCATCCAGATGTCCTCACGATCCCATTCATGATTATTGCGATTTTTGAGGCGACTCAGGAGCGAAGATGGCGATACTATTTTTGTCTGTTAATCGTACTCTTTGCCAAGAATGCTCAGGCTCTGTTTGGCTTAGGTTTGGGCTTGTATGCGATCGCTAGGAGTAGATATCTAAGGGGGTTGATTGCAATTGTAATTTCAATTTTTTGGTGGTTCTTGGCAACGCATCTTTCTTCTGCTGGAGGAGATCATGTTGCAATCCGTTTGGGTTATTTAGGTGATACGAAGCTCGAGATGCTTACGACATTGCTTGTGCGGCCATGGATTGTTTTTAGTGTTGCCTCCCCCTCAGATATTTTTCTCTATACCTTGGGACTCTCGCTTCCCTTTCTTGCTCTTCTGCGTAAGCCAGCATTGGCATGTTTGCTTGGCGCAGCTCCAGTTTACTTAGTGAACATTATTTCAGATTCGGGGATTCAGCGTGAGTTGAATCATCACTACTCCATTCCCATCCTGGCCTTTTTGATTGCCGGCTGTCTTGATTCATTGCCAGCGATCTCAGTCAAGGCGCGTCATATTCAGAAGAATATATTCAATACCACCTTGGTCTTGTCCTTGGTGGCTTTCTTGGGTTACTCAAGAATGATTTATTTTAAATCCCGATACCTGCCACGCTTGCCAGAAGCAGTTGCTTTTCAGTCAGTTGTTTCTGATATAGGTCCTCAAGAGTCTGTTCTGGCCTCTTCTAATTATGTGGTTCACCTGGCAGGGCGTGAGCGCATATCTCAAATTGAAAAAGATGATTATCAGCAAAAATGGCCTTTTGATGTAATTATTTTTCCTAGCGAAAAGGCCTTGATTAATGTACGGGGAAGGCTTCGGGAGGTTGGCAAGACAAAAGTTGGACGCAAAATGAGCCGCATCCTTGAAGAGGCAAAGGCGTCTGGTATGACTTGTGATCAGCCGAATAGTTACATTCGCTTATGCCGTATGAAGGAGTGA
- the radA gene encoding DNA repair protein RadA produces the protein MSRPSSVFVCQSCGAQTRQFFGRCSSCGSWNSLVEQSAPKQDGRRRRAPAESAAAPVARRSTAMADLGDRPIQRLESGYPELDRVLGGGVVPGSLVLVGGDPGIGKSTLLLQSASVMANRLSVLYVSAEESAQQVKLRWLRLGGESEGLQLLAETDLELVLEELEALRPDVAIIDSIQALHDANLSSAPGSVAQVRECAASLQRLAKRQNTALLLVGHVTKEGMLAGPKVLEHLVDAVLTFEGDRFASHRLLRAVKNRFGATHELGVFEMQGQGLVEVNNPSELFLSGDEASGVATIVACEGTRPLVVDLQALVSTTSYASPRRTATGIAVNRLHQILAVLEKHMGLPLSRFDCYLAVAGGLDVEEPAADLGVAAAVVASYRDLILPAGTVLLGELGLGGQLRPVGQLELRLQEAVRLGFRRAVVPKGCGLATGEAILNLELHEAGSITEALVLALGVNPADDQA, from the coding sequence GTGTCCCGACCCTCTTCAGTCTTCGTTTGCCAGAGCTGTGGTGCGCAGACGCGGCAGTTTTTTGGCCGCTGCAGCAGTTGCGGGAGCTGGAATTCCCTCGTCGAGCAATCCGCTCCGAAACAGGACGGTCGGCGTAGACGCGCTCCTGCTGAGTCAGCAGCGGCTCCAGTGGCGCGACGTTCCACCGCCATGGCCGATCTGGGTGATCGGCCGATTCAACGCCTTGAGAGTGGCTACCCAGAATTAGATCGGGTGTTGGGCGGAGGCGTTGTGCCCGGTTCGCTCGTGCTTGTGGGAGGTGACCCAGGGATTGGCAAAAGCACGCTGTTGCTGCAAAGCGCATCGGTGATGGCCAACCGACTTTCCGTTTTGTATGTCAGCGCTGAGGAATCAGCCCAGCAGGTGAAGTTGCGCTGGTTGCGTTTGGGAGGAGAGAGTGAAGGGCTCCAGTTGCTTGCTGAAACAGATCTGGAGTTGGTGTTGGAAGAGCTCGAGGCTCTGCGGCCCGATGTGGCGATTATCGACAGCATTCAGGCCCTGCATGACGCCAATTTGTCGAGCGCTCCCGGATCTGTGGCTCAGGTGCGCGAATGCGCCGCCTCTCTGCAGCGCTTAGCCAAACGTCAAAACACGGCTTTGTTGCTTGTCGGTCATGTCACCAAAGAGGGAATGTTGGCAGGACCGAAGGTTCTCGAGCATTTGGTCGATGCCGTGCTCACCTTCGAGGGGGATCGTTTTGCCAGTCATCGACTCCTTCGTGCGGTTAAAAATCGCTTTGGTGCCACCCATGAACTTGGCGTCTTCGAAATGCAGGGCCAAGGTCTTGTGGAGGTCAATAACCCGAGTGAGTTGTTCCTGAGTGGAGATGAGGCCAGCGGAGTGGCCACGATCGTGGCCTGTGAGGGCACCAGGCCTCTTGTTGTGGATCTTCAGGCCCTTGTAAGTACGACGAGCTATGCGAGCCCAAGGCGGACGGCCACAGGGATTGCCGTGAATCGTTTGCATCAAATTTTGGCTGTGCTCGAAAAGCACATGGGCCTGCCCTTGTCGCGTTTTGACTGCTACCTCGCTGTGGCGGGTGGTCTCGATGTGGAGGAGCCAGCGGCCGATTTGGGCGTAGCTGCGGCCGTTGTAGCTAGTTATCGCGATCTCATTTTGCCGGCAGGCACCGTCCTCCTCGGTGAACTTGGTCTTGGTGGTCAGCTCAGGCCTGTTGGTCAGCTGGAGTTGCGCTTGCAAGAGGCCGTTCGTCTTGGATTCAGACGAGCGGTGGTGCCGAAAGGTTGCGGACTTGCAACGGGGGAAGCCATCTTGAACTTGGAGCTGCACGAAGCGGGCTCGATCACGGAAGCGCTTGTCCTTGCTTTGGGTGTGAATCCTGCCGATGACCAAGCGTGA
- the tmk gene encoding dTMP kinase gives MGRSKGRLLVLEGIDGCGKTTQLQQLSSWLPTSGLMPAGSQLIVTREPGGTALGTSLRELLLHPPQDADPGPTAELLMYAADRAQHVDRVIQPALERGDWVLSDRFTGSTMAYQGYGRSLDRVLITELERIATRGLSPDMTIWLDLPLELSVQRRGSREEDRMEAEGFAFLERVAKGFSDLAKTRGWVSVVADRPLLEVAEAIQTALLTRAAAWQP, from the coding sequence ATGGGCAGGAGCAAGGGACGACTGCTGGTGCTGGAAGGCATTGATGGTTGTGGCAAAACCACCCAGCTTCAGCAGCTATCGAGTTGGCTCCCGACGAGCGGACTGATGCCCGCGGGGTCTCAGCTGATTGTCACTCGAGAACCGGGAGGAACGGCCTTGGGGACAAGCCTGCGTGAGCTTCTGCTCCACCCCCCTCAAGATGCTGACCCGGGGCCAACAGCAGAGTTGTTGATGTATGCAGCGGATCGTGCCCAACATGTGGACCGAGTCATTCAGCCTGCTTTGGAGAGGGGTGATTGGGTGCTCAGTGATCGGTTCACGGGATCGACGATGGCGTACCAGGGATATGGACGAAGTCTCGACCGTGTGCTTATCACTGAGCTTGAACGCATTGCCACGCGAGGGCTCAGCCCCGACATGACGATCTGGCTTGATCTCCCTTTGGAATTGAGCGTTCAGCGCCGCGGAAGTCGTGAGGAAGACCGAATGGAAGCAGAAGGTTTTGCTTTCTTAGAACGCGTTGCCAAGGGTTTCTCTGATTTGGCTAAGACGCGAGGCTGGGTGTCGGTTGTGGCTGACCGTCCGCTTCTGGAGGTTGCGGAGGCGATTCAAACCGCCTTGCTCACCCGGGCGGCAGCTTGGCAGCCATGA
- a CDS encoding photosystem I assembly protein Ycf3, translating into MESHLFWLPVPRSNRNDNFIDKSFTVMADLIVKLLPINARAKEAYVYYRDGLSAQNDGDYAEALENYEESLKLEENAIDRGETLKNIAIIYMSNGEEDRALETYQKALDENPKQPSCLKNMGLIYEKRGRTAEEEGRRDDADGWFDLAADVWTQAVRLNPGGYLDIENWLKSTGRSNVDVYF; encoded by the coding sequence ATGGAGTCACACCTTTTTTGGCTTCCTGTGCCGCGCAGCAACCGAAACGACAATTTTATCGACAAAAGCTTCACGGTCATGGCCGATCTGATCGTGAAGCTACTGCCGATTAATGCACGCGCCAAAGAAGCTTATGTGTATTACCGCGACGGGCTCTCGGCCCAGAACGACGGTGATTACGCCGAAGCCTTGGAAAACTACGAGGAAAGCCTGAAGCTTGAGGAAAATGCGATCGACCGAGGCGAGACCCTGAAAAACATCGCCATCATTTATATGAGCAATGGCGAAGAAGATCGAGCGCTAGAGACGTACCAAAAGGCCTTGGATGAGAACCCCAAGCAACCATCGTGCCTGAAAAACATGGGCCTCATTTATGAGAAACGCGGCCGCACGGCGGAAGAAGAGGGGCGTCGTGATGATGCTGACGGCTGGTTTGACCTTGCCGCAGACGTTTGGACCCAAGCCGTCAGGCTCAATCCAGGTGGCTATCTCGATATCGAGAACTGGCTGAAATCAACCGGACGCAGCAACGTCGACGTGTATTTCTGA